Proteins from a genomic interval of Benincasa hispida cultivar B227 chromosome 7, ASM972705v1, whole genome shotgun sequence:
- the LOC120081914 gene encoding MLP-like protein 328, with the protein MPLSGKLVCEFDINVAAEMFYKMFKKESFHLPTISPKFIKQVEVHGGDWDSHGHGSIKIWNYITPDGEAGVLKEQVEFNDEKLMVTKIGLEGDVLNYYKTIKFIYKVVPKDQKLSLIILTIEYEKLNHSSPYPYKYMDTIIGLTKDIESHLK; encoded by the exons ATGCCTCTTTCTGGGAAGCTTGTGTGTGAATTCGACATCAATGTAGCTGCTGAAATGTTTTACAAAATGTTCAAAAAAGAATCTTTCCATCTTCCTACTATTTCCCCAAAATTCATCAAACAAGTTGAAGTTCATGGAGGTGATTGGGACAGTCATGGTCACGGCTCTATCAAGATATGGAATTACATTACTCCAG ATGGTGAAGCTGGAGTTTTAAAAGAGCAAGTGGAGTTCAACGATGAGAAACTAATGGTAACTAAGATTGGATTAGAAGGGGATGTacttaattattacaaaaccatcaaatttatatataaagtcGTCCCAAAGGATCAGAAACTTAGCCTAATAATTCTGACAATTGAATATGAGAAACTCAACCATAGCTCTCCTTATCCTTACAAATACATGGATACTATCATCGGTTTGACTAAGGACATCGAATCTCACCTCAAATGA